One window from the genome of Populus alba chromosome 15, ASM523922v2, whole genome shotgun sequence encodes:
- the LOC118028368 gene encoding uncharacterized protein: MTMLKNLPEKVLNLWNNWEIRGMVLLSLLLQTILIIFGSRRKTTSRIWIRILVWFAYLSADMVATVALGTLARSQGDSSGDGSKKANNSIQAFWAPFLLLHLGGPDTITAYSIEDNELWLRHLLGLVVQVGVAFYVFTRSWGSGIPTFIAIPMFVVGIAKYVERTWVLWSSCSKSLKNSSLSDFWRSFERTEIQDHQRAYLLEAYVFSYISKFMMQDLVPGIGELIRSRELISKNEAGDAFKVVEAELGLIYDMFYTKAPLIYSRAGIILRCISSLLSVTAFITFQVMIDKHDYSTTDIAITYLLFVAAVFLEFYGFLCLVLSDWTMIWLIDKGGNALTNATYSLIRKLTRSKRWSRSISQYNLRSSSIENKPLKCLELLGMDEMMRQMHVNRKYLNEELQGLIFEHLREKAWKIKEDLNVFDKNVRSKIIGQRGDGVLEREELLKEYKWCTTEVEFSRSILVWHLATDICYHVDKDGSNVSKADEASRSLSEYMMYLLVIRPNMLSKGFGDDEGYQRTLQELRELRGLKDPQSDDLNYAFEVHERTLQELWGLKDRGPDDGEYQRALQAWRNIESRGPDGGEFQRRWKTEKSVLIGVEVLARQLLLLGPEKRWWMIREVWVEIVAYAAVQCPWKEHIHQLRRGGELLSHVSLLMLHLGLSAQYEYKGYSSKYELDGLKEEDLEEYEQARNKYLEGIAALGPDEEFKKLQKTAVLQKRELERQLRELERQNRQLEYQNRQLQQLISLTASAPQQGIDSLPRSLLAQTDDQGIH; this comes from the exons ATGACAATGCTTAAAAATTTGCCTGAAAAAGTCTTAAATTTATGGAACAATTGGGAGATTCGAGGAATGGTTTTGCTTAGTCTCTTACTACAAACCATCCTCATCATATTTGGGTCTCGGCGAAAGACCACCAGCAGAATCTGGATCAGGATTCTCGTTTGGTTTGCATACCTATCAGCAGACATGGTGGCAACTGTTGCACTGGGTACTCTAGCCAGGAGCCAAGGAGATTCATCAGGTGACGGTTCaaaaaaagcaaacaattcCATCCAGGCATTTTGGGCACCTTTTCTACTCCTGCACCTTGGTGGCCCAGACACAATCACTGCATACTCGATTGAAGATAACGAGTTGTGGTTAAGGCATTTACTTGGTCTTGTAGTCCAAGTCGGGGTGGCTTTTTATGTATTCACAAGGTCCTGGGGTAGCGGTATCCCCACATTCATAGCGATCCCAATGTTCGTTGTTGGCATTGCAAAGTACGTAGAGAGGACTTGGGTGCTCTGGTCTTCATGCTCCAAGAGTTTGAAAAACTCTTCTCTCTCAGATTTTTGGCGTTCTTTTGAACGTACGGAAATACAAGACCACCAACGAGCTTATCTTCTTGAagcttatgttttttcttatatatccaAGTTCATGATGCAGGATCTTGTCCCTGGCATTGGTGAACTAATAAGAAGCCGGGAGCTGATTTCCAAAAATGAAGCAGGCGATGCCTTCAAGGTGGTAGAGGCTGAGCTTGGATTGATATATGATATGTTTTACACTAAAGCACCTCTGATTTACTCCCGTGCCGGAATCATTCTTCGTTGTATCAGCTCTCTGCTCTCTGTTACTGCGTTTATTACCTTCCAGGTCATGATTGACAAGCATGACTACTCAACGACCGACATTGCAATTACGTATTTATTGTTTGTGGCCGCAGTTTTTCTCgagttttatggttttttatgcCTTGTTTTGTCTGACTGGACAATGATTTGGTTGATTGATAAAGGAGGGAACGCCCTGACTAATGCAACTTATTCTCTGATAAGGAAGTTAACTAGAAGCAAGAGGTGGTCGAGATCGATATCACAGTATAACCTGAGAAGCTCTTCAATTGAAAACAAGCCACTTAAATGTTTGGAATTGCTTGGAATGGATGAAATGATGAGGCAGATGCATGTGAATAGGAAATATTTGAATGAAGAACTGCAAGGTCTTATTTTCGAACATCTTCGAGAGAAAGCTTGGAAGATTAAGGAAGATTTGAATGTCTTTGATAAAAATGTCAGAAGTAAAATAATAGGTCAAAGGGGAGATGGTGTGCTAGAAAGAGAGGAACTGTTAAAGGAGTACAAGTGGTGCACGACTGAAGTAGAATTCAGTCGGAGCATTCTTGTATGGCATCTCGCAACAGATATTTGTTATCATGTTGATAAAGATGGAAGCAATGTCTCCAAAGCAGATGAAGCAAGCAGAAGCCTATCTGAATACATGATGTATCTTTTGGTGATAAGACCAAATATGCTCTCTAAAGGATTCGGTGATGATGAGGGATATCAACGTACCTTGCAAGAATTGCGAGAATTGCGGGGTCTAAAAGATCCTCAGTCTGATGATCTAAACTATGCTTTTGAGGTACATGAACGTACCTTGCAAGAATTGTGGGGTCTAAAAGATCGTGGTCCTGATGATGGGGAATATCAACGTGCCTTGCAAGCATGGCGCAACATTGAATCACGTGGTCCTGATGGTGGAGAGTTTCAAAGGCGGTGGAAAACAGAAAAGTCAGTGTTAATCGGTGTGGAAGTGCTCGCCAGGCAATTGCTTTTATTGGGACCTGAGAAGCGATGGTGGATGATAAGGGAAGTTTGGGTAGAAATAGTAGCATATGCAGCAGTTCAGTGTCCATGGAAAGAACATATTCATCAACTGAGAAGAGGTGGAGAGTTACTCAGTCATGTCTCCCTTCTCATGCTCCATCTTGGCTTGAGCGCACAGTACGAATATAAAGGATATTCATCTAAATATGAACTTGATGGATTGAAAGAG gaggaCCTTGAAGAATATGAACAGGCTAGGAACAAATATTTGGAAGGTATTGCAGCTTTGGGTCCCGATGAG GAGTTCAAAAAACTTCAAAAGACTGCAGTCCTTCAAAAGCGAGAGCTTGAGCGTCAATTGCGAGAGCTTGAGCGTCAAAATCGACAGCTTGAGTATCAAAATCGACAGCTTCAGCAACTAATATCTTTAACTGCATCTGCTCCACAACAAGGAATTGATTCACTTCCAAGAAGTTTGCTAGCACAAACTGATGATCAAGGGATTCATTGA